One Pseudomonas sp. B21_DOA genomic window, CCGAGGCAGCCGAACATGCCGACCATACGGATTTCCTGAATCATTTTGCTGAGGACGAAGCGCGCGTCTTCCTGCATCGCTGCGGCGCTGTTCTGACTGACGTAGGTGTTTTTCGCGGCGATGAAAATCTGCACCACGCCGAGCACGACGATCAGCCCCAAAGCCAGAGCTATGAGCAATTCGATCAGGCCGAAACCCCGGCTGGAGCGCCTCATGGCGTCGCCACCGGATCGACCGCCGCACGGCTGGTCAGGACGAAACTGCGCTGAGCGCTGGCAGCGTTGGCCGCGCGGGCATCGCTCCAGGTGATCGTGATGGTGTAGACCCGCTGGTTGAGGGTGATGCTGCCCGTCGCGGTCGGGCCGCCAAAGTTGGCGATATTGGTGGTGAAGTCGTAGAGATCCTGATCCCGAGCAACATTGAGATTGCCCGAGGTCGGCGGCGTGACGGTGTAGTCGGCGCCAGAATTGGCGCGAATGCGATCCATCATGTCATAGGCAATGAAACTGGCCTGACTGGTCATCCGCGAACTGTCGGTGTACTTCAGCGCATTGAGCTGCACCGCCGCTGCGCCCAACAGCCCGACGGTCAGAATCAGCAACGCGACCAGCACTTCGATCAGCGTCATGCCCTCCTGTGCGTTTTTGCTCCCTGCCCTCATCCGCAATTTCCACCCAGTTGAATGCGTCCGTTCAAACACACGTTCAGCGTCCTGCTTTGCGTGCCCAGCGTGTAACCGATGGCCACCGCCGTCGACGGTGCCGCCAGACCACCAAGATTGTTGAAATCCAGTGCGGTCACTCCTGAGGGTAGCGTCAGAGTTGCGCCACTGCTCATCGCTGGAACAACCCGCAACACATTGGCCGGATTGCCAGTACTGTCGTAGACCGCCAGCTCACCGGTCCAGACACTGCCGCCAGCGGTCGGACGCAGACGCGTGGTCACGCCGCGATTGATTGCCTCGAGGCGAGCGAAATTGATCGCCCGCTGCAAGTCGCCGACTTCGGTATCCGCCTTGCTGCTCTGGATCGTACGGGTAAAGGCCGGCACCGCCAGCGTGATCAGTACCAGGAACACCGCGATCGCGACCAGCAACTCGACCAGCGTGAAACCTTTTGTACGAAGATCCATCGATGCCCTCCGTTGCTGTCGGCTATACCTGCCTTTACACGCTAGAACATTCGCTCGGCACGTGCCGACTGATTTGCCCTGCGCGGCGCACGGATCGCGCCGCTCATACCATTCCAAGGAGGGATTTTTCATGCCGCAACACGGTTTCAGCCTGATTGAACTGCTTATGGGACTGGCGATTGGCGCAATTGTTCTGCTGCTGGTCAGTCCGGCGTTCGCCGCACTCAAACAGGCGACGCAACGCGACGACGCGGCGCAGTCGCTGCTCGAAGGCATCCGCCACGCTCGCACACTGGCCATCACGCACAATCAGAGCGTGGTGATCCATGGCATCGATGGGGACTGGAGTCAGGGTTGGCGGATCATTCTGGATCGGAGCGGCAAGGGGCCGGAGGACAGCAGCAATCCACTGTTGCTTGAACGCGCCAGTGAGGCAAAGGTGCCGATCGTCGGCAATTGGTGGGTGAGCCGCTACGTGCGGTTCAGTCATTTGGGGCAACCGCTGATGCCGGGACGGCGGTTTCAGGCGGGGACATTACATATCTGTTCGCCACGCGAACCGGTCAGCCAGCGCCAGATCGTGCTGGCGGCGACCGGTCGCGTGCGCCTGAGCAGTCAGGAAACCAAGCAGGCGCTGTGCGACAAAAGCAGAAACGTCAGATCGAGCGGACGCGCAGCTCTTTCGGCATCGAGAACGTGATGTTCTCCTCACGGCCAGCCAGCTCGTCGGCACCGGTCGCGCCCCAGGCCTGCAATTGCTGAATGACACCACGGACCAGCACTTCCGGTGCCGAGGCGCCAGCGGTAATGCCAATGTGCTCGACGCCGTCGAACCAGCTCTGTTGCAGGTCCTCGGCACCGTCGATCAGGTACGCCGGAGTCGCCATACGTTCAGCCAGTTCACGCAGACGATTGGAGTTGGAACTGTTCGGGCTGCCGACCACCAGCACCACGTCGCACTCGTCGGCCAGTTGCTTGACGGCGTCCTGGCGGTTTTGTGTGGCGTAGCAGATGTCGTCCTTGCGCGGGCCACCGATGGCCGGGAAGCGCGTGCGCAGGGCATCGATAACGCGGCTGGTGTCGTCCATCGACAAGGTTGTCTGGGTGACGAAAGCGAGTCTTTCCGGATCGCGGACCTGCAATGCTGCCACGTCCTTTTCGTCTTCGACGAGGTAGATCGCGCCGCCGTTGCTGGCATCGTACTGGCCCATGGTGCCTTCAACTTCCGGGTGACCGGCGTGGCCGATCAGGATGCACTCGCGACCGTCGCGGCTGTATTTGGCGACTTCGATGTGCACCTTGGTCACCAGCGGGCAGGTTGCATCGAAGACTTTCAGGCCACGACCGGCGGCTTCGTTGCGTACGGCTTGGGAAACCCCGTGGGCACTGAAGATGACGATGACGTCATCGGGCACCTGATCGAGCTCTTCGACGAATATCGCGCCACGGCTGCGCAGGTCTTCGACGACGAATTTGTTGTGCACCACTTCATGGCGCACGTAGATCGGTGGCCCGAAGACTTCCAGGGCGCGGTTGACGATTTCGATCGCCCGGTCCACACCGGCGCAGAAGCCACGGGGGTTGGCGAGTTTGATTTGCATGCTGTGCCTCGTGTCTTGCGCGCGAAAACAATGGAAAACAGACTGTGGAGACCTGCTTGTTGTGGCGAGGGGATTCATCCCCGCTCGGCTGCGTAGCAGTCGTAGACCGTCAACGGACTTATCTCAGAATCCGTTGACTGGTCTGGGAGCGCTTCGCTCCCCAGCGGGGATAAATCCCCTCGCCACAGAGGCTCACTCCTGCATTTTTAGATCGCTTTGACGGAAATGATTTCCACGTCAAAGGTCAGCGTCTTGCCCGCCAGCGGGTGGTTGAAGTCGACGGTCACTTGCGTGTCATCGAATTCCTTCACCACGCCTGGCAATTCAGTATTGGCCGCATCATTGAAGATCACCAGCAGCCCCGGCGACAACTCCATGTCGGTGAACTGCGAACGCGGGATAGTCTGCACGTTCTGCGGGTTCGGCTGACCGAAAGCGTTTTCCGGCTCGACGGTCAGGGTGCGCTTGTCGCCGGCCTTGAAACCGAACAGTGCGGCTTCGAAACCCGGCAGCAGGTTGCCGTCGCCGACCTTGAAGGTCGCCGGGGCCTTGTCGAAGGTACTGTCGACGGTGTCACCGTTTTCCAGGCGCAAGGCAAAGTGCAGCGTGACTTCGGTGTTCTGGCCGATGCGTTGCTCAGGCGATAGCTGTTCAGTCATGAGCGGCCTCTTCGGTTTTCTTCGATTTGAACATGTCCAGTGCCAGCATGATCGCGCCTACGGTGATCGCGCTGTCGGCAATGTTGAACGCCGGGAAATACCAGCGGTTCTGCCAGTGCACCAGGATGAAGTCGATCACATGGCCCAGGGCAACGCGGTCATACAGGTTGCCCAG contains:
- the pilV gene encoding type IV pilus modification protein PilV; the protein is MRAGSKNAQEGMTLIEVLVALLILTVGLLGAAAVQLNALKYTDSSRMTSQASFIAYDMMDRIRANSGADYTVTPPTSGNLNVARDQDLYDFTTNIANFGGPTATGSITLNQRVYTITITWSDARAANAASAQRSFVLTSRAAVDPVATP
- a CDS encoding GspH/FimT family pseudopilin, with protein sequence MDLRTKGFTLVELLVAIAVFLVLITLAVPAFTRTIQSSKADTEVGDLQRAINFARLEAINRGVTTRLRPTAGGSVWTGELAVYDSTGNPANVLRVVPAMSSGATLTLPSGVTALDFNNLGGLAAPSTAVAIGYTLGTQSRTLNVCLNGRIQLGGNCG
- a CDS encoding GspH/FimT family pseudopilin — its product is MPQHGFSLIELLMGLAIGAIVLLLVSPAFAALKQATQRDDAAQSLLEGIRHARTLAITHNQSVVIHGIDGDWSQGWRIILDRSGKGPEDSSNPLLLERASEAKVPIVGNWWVSRYVRFSHLGQPLMPGRRFQAGTLHICSPREPVSQRQIVLAATGRVRLSSQETKQALCDKSRNVRSSGRAALSASRT
- the ispH gene encoding 4-hydroxy-3-methylbut-2-enyl diphosphate reductase produces the protein MQIKLANPRGFCAGVDRAIEIVNRALEVFGPPIYVRHEVVHNKFVVEDLRSRGAIFVEELDQVPDDVIVIFSAHGVSQAVRNEAAGRGLKVFDATCPLVTKVHIEVAKYSRDGRECILIGHAGHPEVEGTMGQYDASNGGAIYLVEDEKDVAALQVRDPERLAFVTQTTLSMDDTSRVIDALRTRFPAIGGPRKDDICYATQNRQDAVKQLADECDVVLVVGSPNSSNSNRLRELAERMATPAYLIDGAEDLQQSWFDGVEHIGITAGASAPEVLVRGVIQQLQAWGATGADELAGREENITFSMPKELRVRSI
- the fkpB gene encoding FKBP-type peptidyl-prolyl cis-trans isomerase, which encodes MTEQLSPEQRIGQNTEVTLHFALRLENGDTVDSTFDKAPATFKVGDGNLLPGFEAALFGFKAGDKRTLTVEPENAFGQPNPQNVQTIPRSQFTDMELSPGLLVIFNDAANTELPGVVKEFDDTQVTVDFNHPLAGKTLTFDVEIISVKAI